A single window of Jiangella alkaliphila DNA harbors:
- the cobA gene encoding uroporphyrinogen-III C-methyltransferase produces the protein MYPLQLDVAGKRVVVVGGGPVAARRALPLVDAGAQLHVVAPFLCEPLAELVAAGRVTWSPRDYSDGDLDGAWLVHTATGEPAVDDTVAAAADAQRTWCVRADDAARSAAWTPAVARVGDVLIAVTAGGDPRRAVRLRNAVQTALETGELPLRRTRRDRRGQVALVGGGPGHPGLITTRGRQLLAAADVVVVDRLAPRALLADLDDDVEVIDVGKTPGHHPVPQHEINRLLVEHAQAGQQVVRLKGGDPFVLGRGGEEAAACREAGVPVEVVPGVTSAIAVPASVGIPVTHRGLAKQFTVVSGHEGLDWANLAGTEGTLVFLMGVSLLADTAAQLVAHGMDPATPAAVVEDGFGPGQRVTTAPLSGIATAAQKAGAKPPAVIVVGDVAALASA, from the coding sequence ATGTATCCCCTGCAGCTGGACGTCGCCGGCAAGCGGGTCGTCGTGGTGGGCGGCGGCCCGGTGGCCGCACGCCGCGCGCTCCCCCTCGTCGACGCCGGCGCCCAGCTGCACGTCGTCGCGCCGTTCCTGTGCGAGCCGCTGGCCGAGCTGGTCGCGGCCGGACGGGTCACGTGGTCGCCGCGCGACTACTCCGACGGCGACCTCGACGGCGCCTGGCTGGTGCACACCGCCACCGGCGAGCCGGCCGTGGACGACACCGTCGCCGCGGCGGCCGACGCCCAGCGCACCTGGTGCGTCCGCGCCGACGACGCCGCCCGCTCGGCCGCATGGACGCCGGCCGTCGCCCGGGTCGGCGACGTGCTGATCGCCGTCACCGCCGGCGGCGACCCGCGGCGCGCCGTCCGGCTGCGCAACGCCGTCCAGACCGCGCTGGAGACGGGCGAGCTGCCGCTGCGCCGGACCCGCCGGGATCGACGGGGTCAGGTCGCCCTCGTGGGCGGCGGCCCCGGCCACCCCGGGCTGATCACCACCCGCGGCCGGCAGCTGCTGGCCGCCGCCGACGTCGTCGTGGTCGACCGGCTGGCGCCGCGCGCGCTGCTGGCCGACCTGGACGACGACGTCGAGGTGATCGACGTCGGCAAGACGCCCGGCCACCACCCCGTCCCGCAGCATGAGATCAACCGGCTGCTGGTCGAGCACGCGCAGGCCGGCCAGCAGGTCGTCCGGCTCAAGGGCGGCGACCCGTTCGTCCTCGGCCGCGGCGGCGAGGAGGCGGCCGCCTGCCGCGAGGCCGGCGTCCCCGTCGAGGTCGTCCCGGGCGTGACCAGCGCGATCGCCGTGCCCGCCTCCGTCGGTATCCCCGTGACGCACCGCGGGCTGGCCAAGCAGTTCACCGTCGTCTCCGGCCACGAGGGCCTGGACTGGGCCAACCTCGCCGGCACCGAGGGCACGCTGGTGTTCCTCATGGGCGTCAGCCTGCTCGCCGACACCGCCGCCCAACTCGTCGCGCACGGCATGGACCCCGCCACCCCCGCAGCCGTCGTCGAGGACGGCTTCGGCCCTGGCCAGCGGGTCACCACCGCGCCGCTCTCCGGCATCGCCACGGCAGCGCAGAAGGCCGGGGCGAAGCCGCCGGCCGTCATCGTCGTCGGCGACGTCGCGGCGCTCGCCTCCGCCTGA
- the rsgA gene encoding ribosome small subunit-dependent GTPase A — MSASQQRLLDLGWTPDVGRAFQPYRGAHRLARVCRVDRGGADLAGGMGAVRATYGGDVLRAVAADRMAQPAVGDWTAVRDWPDDRVTLEAVLPRRTAIVRDSADRTSYGQVVAANIDVVVIVEHLDPDPDLGRIERLLVLAWGSGAQPVVVLTKPDLVPDPDGMRAEVAEVAPGVEILLVSAVPGTGLDELGALLRNGRTLALVGPSGAGKSTLTNALAGVPLLPTGSVRARDGRGRHTTTHRELVVLPGRGVIVDTPGLRAVGLVADDDAVAGAFADVEALAAHCRFRDCAHVAEPGCAVRLAVADGELDEDRLARWRKLRREAARNAARRAGDRRSVVAELEAKRHRR; from the coding sequence ATGTCCGCTTCCCAGCAACGCCTGCTCGACCTCGGCTGGACGCCCGACGTCGGCCGGGCGTTCCAGCCCTACCGGGGCGCCCACCGGCTGGCCCGCGTCTGCCGCGTCGACCGCGGCGGCGCCGACCTCGCCGGCGGCATGGGCGCGGTCCGGGCCACGTACGGCGGCGACGTGCTGCGCGCCGTCGCCGCCGACCGGATGGCGCAGCCCGCCGTCGGCGACTGGACCGCGGTCCGCGACTGGCCGGACGACCGCGTCACGCTCGAGGCGGTGCTGCCGCGGCGGACGGCGATCGTGCGCGACAGCGCCGACCGGACGTCGTACGGCCAGGTCGTCGCCGCGAACATCGACGTCGTCGTGATCGTCGAGCACCTCGACCCCGATCCCGACCTCGGCCGCATCGAGCGGCTGCTGGTGCTGGCGTGGGGGAGCGGCGCGCAGCCGGTCGTCGTCCTGACCAAGCCCGACCTCGTCCCCGACCCGGACGGCATGCGCGCCGAGGTCGCCGAGGTCGCGCCGGGCGTGGAGATCCTGCTGGTCAGCGCGGTTCCGGGGACCGGGCTCGACGAGCTGGGCGCGCTGCTGCGCAACGGCCGGACGCTGGCGCTGGTCGGGCCGTCCGGTGCGGGGAAGTCGACGCTGACCAACGCGCTGGCCGGGGTCCCGCTGCTGCCGACGGGGTCCGTGCGGGCCCGCGACGGCCGCGGCCGGCACACGACGACGCATCGCGAGCTGGTCGTGCTGCCCGGCCGCGGCGTCATCGTCGATACGCCCGGACTGCGCGCCGTCGGGCTGGTGGCCGACGACGACGCCGTCGCCGGGGCGTTCGCGGACGTCGAGGCGCTGGCGGCGCACTGCCGGTTCCGTGACTGCGCGCACGTGGCCGAGCCCGGGTGCGCCGTCCGGCTCGCGGTCGCCGACGGTGAGCTCGACGAGGACCGGCTGGCGCGCTGGCGGAAGCTGCGGCGCGAGGCGGCCCGGAACGCGGCTCGCCGCGCGGGGGACCGGCGCTCCGTCGTCGCCGAACTGGAGGCGAAGCGGCACCGGCGCTGA
- a CDS encoding multicopper oxidase family protein — MSTGQLVLLDHGVAVLTAALWVAAGGVAAAGRTRLALWLAAAGVLAVAGRLVLVAVLADRGWWFVQEKVLLGVPLLVVTVAAAGVLAGRPLLRGRAPLPPGAVTALFAAGYAALAGFVVTYVGGYPLTWSVALFALAGVGGAVLVTAQALTPAPTAAGPAVSRRRFLAIAAGAAGAAGVGLAFVRAPSADAGGGVAAAHPAGHGTPVTDLRGATTPAAGGTVRPYTVTARTATVALTSGHEVDAWTYDGTLPGPPLTAVQGDLVEVTLRNEDVDEGVTIHWHGYDVACGEDGAPGTTQDVVGPGAEFGYRFRADQAGTFWYHTHQVSHVGVRRGLYGTLVVAPRDAAPEDVDLAVPVHTYDGVLAIGDDDGVLDQAAEPGASVRLRLLNTDSEPHRFGLAGTAFRLAAVDGRDLNGPGEVSERALRLPAGGRYDVVFTMPDGPVALTVDGEVRLRLGGGDDDPATSGWAELDPLHYGEPADVPFTLDTTFDRHFTMVLDRGAAMVDGRPAFAQTVNGRGHPSIPEQVVAEGDLVRFTVVNRSLETHPWHLHGHGVLVLARDGQAATGSPLWVDTFDVRPGEVWDVAFEAGNPGVWMNHCHNLPHADQGMMLRLRYDGVAAMAGGHGHAAH, encoded by the coding sequence GTGAGCACCGGCCAGCTGGTCCTCCTCGACCACGGCGTCGCGGTCCTGACGGCGGCGCTCTGGGTGGCCGCGGGCGGGGTCGCGGCGGCCGGGCGGACCCGGCTGGCGCTGTGGCTGGCGGCCGCCGGCGTGCTGGCGGTGGCCGGGCGGCTGGTGCTGGTCGCCGTGCTGGCCGACCGGGGCTGGTGGTTCGTGCAGGAGAAGGTGCTGCTCGGGGTGCCGTTGCTGGTCGTGACGGTGGCCGCGGCCGGCGTGCTGGCCGGGCGGCCGTTGCTGCGCGGGCGTGCGCCGTTGCCGCCGGGCGCGGTGACGGCGCTGTTCGCGGCCGGGTACGCGGCGCTGGCCGGCTTCGTCGTGACGTACGTCGGCGGCTACCCGCTCACCTGGAGCGTCGCGCTGTTCGCCCTGGCCGGGGTCGGCGGTGCGGTGCTGGTCACGGCGCAGGCACTCACCCCGGCACCCACGGCGGCGGGGCCGGCGGTGTCGCGGCGCCGGTTCCTCGCGATCGCCGCCGGGGCCGCGGGCGCCGCCGGGGTGGGGCTGGCGTTCGTCCGCGCCCCGTCGGCCGACGCGGGCGGGGGAGTGGCCGCCGCCCATCCGGCCGGCCACGGCACGCCGGTGACCGACCTCCGCGGCGCGACGACGCCGGCCGCGGGCGGGACCGTCCGGCCGTACACCGTCACGGCCCGCACGGCGACCGTCGCCCTGACGTCCGGGCACGAGGTCGACGCGTGGACGTACGACGGCACGCTGCCGGGCCCGCCGCTGACCGCCGTCCAGGGCGACCTCGTCGAGGTGACGCTGCGCAACGAGGACGTCGACGAGGGCGTGACGATCCACTGGCACGGCTACGACGTCGCGTGCGGCGAGGACGGCGCGCCCGGCACCACGCAGGACGTCGTGGGGCCCGGCGCCGAGTTCGGCTACCGCTTCCGCGCCGACCAGGCCGGCACGTTCTGGTACCACACGCACCAGGTGTCACACGTCGGCGTGCGCCGCGGGCTGTACGGCACGCTCGTCGTCGCGCCGCGCGACGCCGCGCCTGAGGACGTCGACCTCGCCGTGCCGGTGCACACCTACGACGGCGTGCTGGCGATCGGCGACGACGACGGCGTGCTCGACCAGGCCGCCGAGCCCGGCGCGTCCGTCCGGCTACGGCTGCTGAACACCGACTCCGAGCCGCACCGGTTCGGGCTGGCCGGCACCGCGTTCCGGCTGGCGGCCGTCGACGGGCGCGACCTGAACGGACCCGGCGAGGTGTCCGAGCGCGCGCTGCGGCTGCCCGCGGGCGGCCGGTACGACGTCGTGTTCACGATGCCGGACGGCCCGGTCGCGCTGACGGTGGACGGCGAGGTCCGGCTGCGCCTGGGCGGCGGGGACGACGACCCGGCGACGAGCGGCTGGGCCGAGCTGGACCCGCTGCACTACGGCGAGCCGGCCGACGTCCCGTTCACGCTGGACACCACGTTCGACCGGCACTTCACCATGGTTCTGGACCGCGGCGCGGCGATGGTCGACGGCCGGCCGGCGTTTGCGCAGACGGTGAACGGCCGCGGCCACCCGTCCATCCCGGAGCAGGTGGTGGCCGAGGGCGACCTCGTCCGCTTCACCGTCGTCAACCGCAGCCTCGAGACGCACCCGTGGCACCTGCACGGGCACGGCGTCCTCGTGCTGGCGCGGGACGGACAGGCCGCGACCGGCAGCCCGCTGTGGGTCGACACGTTCGACGTCCGGCCGGGCGAGGTCTGGGACGTCGCCTTCGAGGCCGGCAACCCGGGCGTGTGGATGAACCACTGCCACAACCTCCCGCATGCCGACCAGGGGATGATGCTGCGGCTGCGCTACGACGGCGTCGCCGCGATGGCGGGCGGGCACGGCCATGCAGCGCATTGA
- a CDS encoding winged helix-turn-helix transcriptional regulator, with translation MAAAFAAIGGKWKLTLLYWLAHGESHFAGLRRRGAPITPKVLAEQLRELEADGLVERVETGPVPAPVIYRLTPYGATVLPVVENVRAWGEAHLEHTHGETAPGAAMSCADAVA, from the coding sequence ATGGCGGCGGCGTTCGCCGCGATCGGCGGGAAGTGGAAGCTGACCCTGTTGTACTGGCTCGCCCATGGCGAGAGCCACTTCGCCGGCCTGCGGCGCCGGGGCGCGCCGATCACCCCGAAGGTGCTGGCCGAGCAACTGCGCGAGCTCGAGGCCGACGGGCTCGTCGAGCGGGTCGAGACCGGGCCCGTCCCGGCGCCGGTCATCTACCGGCTGACCCCGTACGGCGCCACGGTGCTGCCCGTCGTCGAGAACGTGCGCGCGTGGGGCGAGGCCCACCTGGAACACACGCACGGCGAGACCGCGCCCGGTGCGGCCATGAGCTGCGCCGACGCGGTCGCGTAG
- a CDS encoding MFS transporter: MAERTEGSGGVSAGRVIAVASLSSAIVTAGIQGIAPALPAIQDRFDLSSAEVALVTSVYLLPSVLSALIGGILADRVGTRPVIAGSLLLFGLGGGLLLLDVSFWTLLAIRFVQGAAFGAVLSLTVGIIGDVAPSGAAAARGQSRRIIAMAIAEAVLPIAAGLLLAWGLGWSSPFALQLVALPLAVLAWRVLPPLRRSGPAAGSDGDGAPSRSGGMRAVLKAPAVVGVQVLAAMRFVFKFPVITYYPLLATGQLGLSPATVGLVMGASAAIAAVSAALTEKLAGRWTSAQLIGGSLVVAALAVGGMAVGEWVALAIAAMLVFGAQDGVYGVAHNVLVTELAPPGLRSTYVGLTGMVRNVGKFAAPALFGAATLVLSLTQTFLVLGAAGLASVAVARRVAAVQSRLGPPPPPPSSPSPPSS, translated from the coding sequence ATGGCGGAACGGACGGAGGGTTCGGGCGGCGTCTCGGCGGGCCGGGTGATCGCGGTCGCCAGCCTGTCCTCGGCGATCGTGACGGCCGGCATTCAGGGCATCGCGCCCGCGCTGCCGGCCATCCAGGACCGGTTCGACCTCAGTTCGGCGGAGGTCGCGCTGGTCACCAGCGTGTACCTGTTGCCGAGCGTGCTGTCGGCGCTGATCGGCGGGATCCTCGCCGACCGCGTCGGTACCCGGCCGGTGATCGCCGGGTCGCTGCTGCTGTTCGGTCTCGGCGGCGGGCTGTTGCTGCTGGACGTGTCGTTCTGGACGCTGCTGGCGATCCGGTTCGTGCAGGGCGCGGCGTTCGGCGCCGTGCTCTCGCTGACCGTCGGGATCATCGGCGACGTCGCTCCGTCAGGCGCCGCGGCGGCGCGCGGGCAGAGCCGGCGGATCATCGCGATGGCGATCGCCGAGGCCGTGCTGCCCATCGCGGCCGGCCTGCTGCTCGCGTGGGGACTGGGCTGGTCGTCGCCGTTCGCGCTGCAGTTGGTGGCGCTTCCGCTGGCCGTGCTGGCCTGGCGGGTACTGCCGCCACTGCGGCGTTCCGGGCCGGCGGCGGGCTCGGACGGGGACGGGGCACCGTCGCGGTCCGGCGGGATGCGTGCGGTGCTGAAGGCGCCCGCGGTCGTCGGCGTGCAGGTGCTGGCCGCGATGCGGTTCGTGTTCAAGTTCCCGGTCATCACCTACTACCCGCTGCTCGCGACCGGCCAGCTCGGGCTGTCGCCGGCCACCGTCGGCCTCGTCATGGGTGCATCGGCAGCGATCGCCGCGGTCTCCGCCGCGCTGACGGAGAAGCTGGCCGGCCGCTGGACGTCGGCGCAACTGATCGGCGGCAGCCTGGTCGTCGCGGCGCTGGCGGTCGGCGGCATGGCCGTGGGCGAGTGGGTGGCGCTGGCGATCGCCGCGATGCTGGTGTTCGGCGCCCAGGACGGCGTATACGGGGTGGCGCACAACGTGCTGGTGACGGAGCTGGCCCCACCCGGCCTGCGCTCGACGTACGTCGGTCTGACCGGCATGGTCCGCAACGTCGGCAAGTTCGCCGCGCCGGCGCTGTTCGGCGCCGCGACCCTAGTGCTGTCGCTGACTCAGACGTTCCTGGTCCTGGGTGCGGCCGGGCTGGCGTCGGTCGCGGTGGCGCGGCGGGTGGCGGCGGTCCAGTCGCGGCTCGGCCCGCCGCCGCCTCCCCCGTCGTCGCCCTCGCCGCCGTCGTCCTAG
- a CDS encoding nitrite/sulfite reductase, producing the protein MSPTQTPAPKRPRGQGQWALGHLEPLNPNERVKKDDDGLNVRKRIETIYSKRGFASIDPQDLRGRFRWWGLYTQRRPGIPGGKTAVLEPHELDDEYFMLRVRIDGGALSLEQLRTVAEISTTYARDTADVTDRQNIQLHWIRVEDMPAIWEKLEGVGLSTTEACGDVPRVILGSPVAGISAEEVLDPTWAIDEIQRRYIGSPEFSNLPRKFKSAISGLPDIVHEANDIAYVGVVHPEHGPGLDLWVGGGLSTNPKLAVRLGAWVPLDEAPEVWAGVVGIFRDYGYRRLRHRARLKFLVDDWGPEKFREVLESDEYLGRKLIDGPPPPGHVEPIDHVGVHEQRDGRFYVGVAPLVGRVSGSMLSKLADVVETHGSGRLRTTPHQKLVILDVDGDQVESLVTALDAIGLQARPSVFRRNTMACTGLEYCKLAIVETKQLAVDTVGDLEKRLADLTADIDVPISLHINGCPNSCARIQVADIGLKGQVVKGEEGFQVHLGGGLGLDAGFGRKLRGLKVTAAELPDYVERVVRRFVEQRTDGERFAQWVARADEDALQ; encoded by the coding sequence ATGTCTCCCACGCAGACGCCGGCTCCCAAGCGCCCCCGGGGCCAGGGGCAGTGGGCCCTCGGCCACCTGGAGCCGCTGAACCCGAACGAGCGGGTCAAGAAGGACGACGACGGGCTCAACGTCCGCAAGCGGATCGAGACGATCTACAGCAAGCGCGGGTTCGCCAGCATCGACCCGCAGGATCTGCGCGGGCGTTTCCGCTGGTGGGGCCTGTACACGCAGCGACGGCCCGGCATCCCCGGCGGGAAGACGGCGGTGCTGGAGCCGCACGAGCTGGACGACGAGTACTTCATGCTGCGGGTCCGCATCGACGGCGGCGCGCTCAGCCTGGAGCAGCTGCGCACCGTCGCGGAGATCTCGACGACGTACGCGCGCGACACCGCTGACGTCACCGACCGGCAGAACATCCAACTGCACTGGATCCGGGTCGAGGACATGCCGGCCATCTGGGAGAAGCTGGAGGGCGTCGGCCTCAGCACGACCGAGGCCTGCGGCGACGTGCCCCGCGTCATCCTCGGCTCCCCCGTCGCCGGCATCAGCGCCGAGGAGGTGCTGGACCCCACTTGGGCGATCGACGAGATCCAGCGCCGCTACATCGGGTCGCCGGAGTTCTCGAACCTGCCGCGCAAGTTCAAGTCGGCGATCAGCGGGCTGCCCGACATCGTGCACGAGGCCAACGACATCGCCTACGTCGGCGTCGTCCACCCCGAGCACGGGCCGGGCCTGGACCTGTGGGTCGGCGGCGGCCTGTCGACGAACCCGAAGCTGGCCGTGCGGCTGGGCGCGTGGGTCCCGCTGGACGAGGCGCCCGAGGTGTGGGCCGGCGTCGTCGGCATCTTCCGCGACTACGGCTACCGCCGCCTGCGCCACCGCGCACGGCTGAAGTTCCTCGTCGACGACTGGGGCCCGGAGAAGTTCAGGGAAGTTCTCGAGTCCGACGAGTACCTCGGCCGCAAGCTGATCGACGGCCCGCCGCCGCCCGGGCACGTCGAGCCGATCGACCACGTCGGCGTCCATGAGCAGAGGGACGGCCGCTTCTACGTCGGCGTCGCGCCGCTGGTCGGCCGCGTCTCCGGCTCGATGCTCAGCAAGCTGGCCGACGTCGTCGAGACGCACGGCTCCGGCCGGCTGCGCACGACGCCGCACCAGAAGCTGGTCATCCTCGACGTCGACGGCGACCAGGTCGAGTCGCTGGTCACCGCGCTCGACGCGATCGGCCTGCAGGCCCGGCCGAGCGTCTTCCGCCGCAACACCATGGCCTGCACCGGCCTGGAGTACTGCAAGCTGGCCATCGTCGAGACCAAGCAGCTGGCCGTCGACACCGTCGGCGACCTGGAGAAGCGGCTGGCCGACCTGACGGCCGACATCGACGTGCCGATCTCGCTGCACATCAACGGCTGCCCGAACTCCTGCGCCCGCATCCAGGTCGCCGACATCGGCCTCAAGGGGCAGGTCGTCAAGGGCGAGGAGGGCTTCCAGGTCCACCTCGGTGGCGGTCTCGGTCTCGACGCCGGGTTCGGCCGGAAGCTGCGCGGCCTCAAGGTGACGGCGGCGGAACTGCCCGACTACGTGGAGCGCGTCGTCCGGCGATTCGTCGAGCAGCGCACCGACGGCGAGCGGTTCGCCCAGTGGGTGGCCCGCGCGGACGAGGACGCACTCCAGTGA
- a CDS encoding acyl-CoA dehydrogenase family protein, protein MEATHEVTNQPPPLTGYDVFGADAALAEAFGRHGGAGARDELPALGRLAGSAEAQRWAVEADRNGPVLRTHDRYGHRVDEVDFHPSWHRLMAAAVEHGLQAAPWAPPRPAAHAVRAAKFLVWSQLEAAHLCPVSMTYAAVPALRTDDAVAAVWEPRLTSTAYDPGLRAPATKAGALAGMAMTEKQGGSDVRANTTRAEPAASIGAGWYRLTGHKWFCSAPMNDVFLVLAQAPGGLTCFVLPRVLDDGSRNALRLQRLKDKLGNRANASAEVEFDGALAQRLGDEGRGVATIIEMVAATRLDCVLGSAALLRRSVAEATWHAAHRSAFGARLADSELMRAVLADLALESEAATALGMRLAASVDAAADPHERALRRIGLPLAKYWVCKRTPAAVAEALECLGGNGYVEESGMPRLYREAPLNSIWEGAGNVQALDLLRVITREPDAVAAWRTEVEAAKGQDRRLDEALSSLDVEVGEPGQARVLAGRMAVLLQASLLVRFAPPAVADAFCASRLDARHGVYGALPAGLDTGAIVRRATPEAP, encoded by the coding sequence GTGGAAGCGACACACGAGGTCACCAACCAGCCGCCGCCGCTCACCGGCTACGACGTGTTCGGCGCCGACGCCGCGCTGGCCGAGGCGTTCGGCCGCCACGGCGGCGCCGGCGCGCGCGACGAGCTGCCTGCGCTGGGGCGGCTGGCCGGGTCCGCCGAGGCGCAGCGATGGGCCGTCGAGGCCGACCGCAACGGCCCCGTGTTGCGCACGCACGACCGGTACGGCCATCGCGTCGACGAGGTCGACTTCCACCCGTCGTGGCATCGGCTCATGGCGGCCGCCGTCGAGCACGGGCTGCAGGCGGCGCCGTGGGCCCCGCCGCGGCCGGCCGCGCACGCCGTCCGGGCCGCGAAGTTCCTGGTGTGGAGCCAGCTGGAGGCGGCGCATCTCTGCCCGGTCTCCATGACGTACGCGGCGGTCCCGGCGCTGCGGACCGACGACGCGGTGGCGGCCGTGTGGGAGCCGCGGCTGACGTCGACGGCGTACGACCCCGGCCTGCGCGCGCCCGCGACGAAGGCCGGCGCGCTGGCCGGCATGGCGATGACCGAGAAGCAGGGCGGCTCCGACGTCCGCGCCAACACCACGCGGGCCGAGCCGGCCGCCTCGATCGGGGCCGGCTGGTACCGGCTCACCGGGCACAAGTGGTTCTGCTCGGCGCCGATGAACGACGTGTTCCTGGTGCTCGCGCAGGCGCCGGGCGGTCTGACCTGCTTCGTCCTCCCCCGCGTGCTCGACGACGGCAGCCGCAACGCCCTGCGGCTGCAGCGGCTCAAGGACAAGCTGGGTAACCGGGCCAACGCGTCGGCCGAGGTCGAGTTCGACGGCGCGCTGGCGCAGCGGCTGGGCGACGAGGGCCGCGGTGTGGCCACGATCATCGAGATGGTGGCCGCCACCCGGCTCGACTGCGTGCTCGGCTCGGCCGCGCTGCTGCGCCGGTCCGTGGCCGAGGCGACGTGGCATGCGGCGCACCGGTCCGCGTTCGGCGCCCGGCTGGCCGACTCCGAGCTGATGCGCGCCGTCCTCGCCGACCTCGCGCTCGAGTCCGAGGCCGCGACGGCGCTCGGCATGCGCCTCGCCGCGTCCGTCGACGCCGCCGCCGATCCGCACGAGCGGGCGCTGCGGCGCATCGGGCTGCCGCTGGCGAAGTACTGGGTGTGCAAGCGCACGCCGGCCGCGGTCGCCGAGGCGCTGGAGTGCCTGGGCGGCAACGGCTACGTCGAGGAGAGCGGCATGCCGCGGCTGTATCGCGAGGCGCCGCTGAACTCGATCTGGGAGGGTGCCGGCAACGTCCAGGCGCTCGACCTGCTGCGGGTGATCACGCGCGAGCCCGACGCCGTCGCCGCCTGGCGGACCGAGGTCGAGGCCGCGAAGGGCCAGGACCGCCGCCTCGATGAGGCGCTGAGCTCACTCGACGTCGAGGTGGGCGAGCCCGGGCAGGCGCGGGTGCTGGCCGGCCGGATGGCGGTGTTGCTGCAGGCCAGCCTGCTGGTCCGGTTCGCTCCGCCGGCCGTCGCCGACGCGTTCTGCGCCAGCCGCCTCGATGCCCGGCACGGGGTCTATGGCGCGCTGCCCGCCGGGCTGGATACTGGTGCGATCGTCCGCCGCGCGACCCCGGAGGCGCCGTGA
- a CDS encoding pyridoxamine 5'-phosphate oxidase family protein, with translation MTLEDNARHVIDTTRYMSLGTVDPDGRARVSPVYYAPDGYDVFYWMSVPEAQHSQNIERQPEMSVVIFDSTQPVGSDIRAVYLKATAGRVPDDELAVCAPIACRVRFPERTEPFPVEWLYPPERLRLWRARVTEHSVHVRGSDPEYGTGIDSRRVVTL, from the coding sequence ATGACGCTCGAAGACAACGCTCGCCACGTCATCGACACCACCCGCTACATGAGCCTGGGCACCGTCGACCCCGACGGCCGCGCCCGGGTGTCGCCGGTCTACTACGCGCCCGACGGCTACGACGTCTTCTACTGGATGTCGGTGCCCGAGGCGCAGCACTCCCAGAACATCGAGCGCCAGCCCGAGATGAGCGTGGTGATCTTCGACTCGACCCAGCCGGTCGGCAGCGACATCCGCGCCGTCTACCTGAAGGCCACCGCCGGCCGGGTCCCGGACGACGAGCTGGCGGTTTGCGCGCCGATCGCGTGCCGGGTGCGGTTCCCGGAACGGACCGAGCCGTTCCCCGTCGAGTGGCTGTATCCGCCGGAGCGGCTGCGGCTGTGGCGGGCGCGCGTGACGGAGCACTCGGTGCACGTGCGGGGGAGCGACCCCGAGTACGGGACGGGCATCGACTCGCGGCGTGTGGTGACGTTGTGA
- a CDS encoding LPS-assembly lipoprotein LptE: MRRILRPVVLLAVGVLALTACSEQLDQGLNDLAATALEDAVTRQLSDAGVTLETGPDCSTDLNRDGTSLSGDASCTGTAVDGRDVRAEFDGTLSSSGCTGSLGVFVDDEAIAQMDEIPDCSVNVSL; the protein is encoded by the coding sequence GTGCGACGAATCCTGCGACCCGTTGTCCTGCTCGCCGTCGGCGTCCTGGCGCTGACCGCCTGCTCCGAACAGCTCGACCAGGGCCTCAACGACCTCGCCGCCACGGCGCTCGAGGACGCCGTCACCCGGCAGCTCTCCGATGCCGGTGTGACGCTCGAGACCGGCCCCGACTGCTCCACCGACCTCAACCGCGACGGCACCTCCCTCAGCGGCGACGCATCCTGCACGGGCACCGCGGTCGACGGCCGCGACGTCCGGGCCGAGTTCGACGGGACGCTGTCCAGCTCCGGCTGCACCGGCTCCCTCGGCGTCTTCGTCGACGACGAGGCGATCGCTCAGATGGACGAGATCCCCGACTGCTCGGTGAACGTGAGCCTCTGA
- a CDS encoding phosphoadenylyl-sulfate reductase, whose amino-acid sequence MTLCPTNSLEALALDAARNLEDAPAGEIVRWAHETFGERFAITASMADGVLSHVASMAVPGIKVLFLDTGYHFAETIGTRDAIAATYDVEVETITHPLRVPEHEAEYGKLYEIDSDLCCAIRKVWPLDRALKPYDAWAGGVRRSESSSRATTPVVAWDPKRGKVKVNPLATWTDEQVDAYVEKHSILVNPLRELGFLSIGCEPCTRPVAPGEDARAGRWSGSSKTECGINI is encoded by the coding sequence ATGACCCTCTGCCCGACGAACTCCCTCGAGGCACTCGCGCTGGACGCCGCGCGGAACCTGGAGGACGCACCGGCCGGCGAGATCGTCCGCTGGGCGCACGAGACCTTCGGCGAGCGGTTCGCCATCACCGCCTCGATGGCCGACGGCGTGCTGTCGCACGTGGCGTCGATGGCGGTGCCGGGCATCAAGGTGCTGTTCCTCGACACCGGCTACCACTTCGCCGAGACCATCGGCACGCGCGACGCCATCGCGGCGACCTACGACGTCGAGGTCGAGACGATCACGCACCCGCTGCGCGTCCCGGAGCACGAGGCCGAGTACGGGAAGCTCTACGAGATCGACTCCGACCTGTGCTGCGCGATCCGCAAGGTCTGGCCGCTGGACCGCGCGCTCAAGCCGTACGACGCCTGGGCCGGCGGCGTCCGCCGCTCCGAGTCGTCCAGCCGCGCCACCACCCCCGTCGTCGCCTGGGACCCCAAGCGCGGCAAGGTCAAGGTGAACCCGCTGGCCACCTGGACCGACGAGCAGGTCGACGCGTACGTCGAGAAGCACTCCATCCTGGTGAACCCGCTGCGCGAGCTGGGCTTCCTGTCGATCGGCTGCGAGCCGTGCACCCGTCCCGTCGCGCCTGGTGAGGACGCGCGCGCCGGCCGCTGGTCCGGCTCGTCGAAGACCGAGTGCGGGATCAACATCTGA